In the Drosophila takahashii strain IR98-3 E-12201 chromosome 3R, DtakHiC1v2, whole genome shotgun sequence genome, one interval contains:
- the LOC108065653 gene encoding protein tramtrack, beta isoform isoform X2, translated as MSEEPKRREWPFFTLMDVYFSDQVNDPSLRLFSSTKTLKETLDDSVFEDDPIIASAIAAATSGAYMDMDELVQRQKERAALAAERKLAAAASGASGDYKFELKPMLLNSKFNSNSDMAKLSKSVDDLSMQQYKIKQELIRHREQEQQENMVKIKQHARQQQQHQQQQQHQHQQQQHHQRFLGQQASLSPHPHRLSSSSTPPALQHALQQQQQHMLQQQQQHLQQQLQQQQQQHQAQLQQQQHHQQLAAHQQQPHQPPTPSPSSPPTTAQQIHIRATQHQAAQQQLHQQSSSHKQQQQQQSYTDPNTIDQYLLSWNNFHGNMCRGFHSLQKDEKMVDVTIAAGGKIFKAHKLVLSVCSPYFQQIFLENPSSHPILLMADVEASHMAGLLDFMYSGQVNVKYEDLPVFLKVAEAMKIKGLHTEKNLDSDASDISSPHESDGTECRYERGTHSVNITSGHAAGYGGGAPPEQPSPSPALNGPNRCPTPLSSGGSGNPNYSSFRDHIKSKATLAETFMKNLNRNNNNNGSSSNNNYNHLGASNGSLNLSEAEGNSFAIQQANSKKMLDSARKQHKYLAKRKILMHYNTELGGEKRMKEMDRERYPSAEQHDDALNNNHSHAQDNIMEPIITTIVPQTPPPSTHNNNFKIRLVESLQLTNNNQNQNNSSPQSGNNINHNDNDEEALNLVQIPNANGSRNREQTPTCATPTPDIQFIKREVETELPSPPEIAHNNNGHAEAEDSPASGYDRKYDDNNNNRGLDMETDSNNNNSKPGSDNNNGIALALGKHKLLSAIGRSLAEDQDQDQEQQDQDSNCNNNDDNNNNNHSPHLDLSTIKNIATAEILCGLKSKVLKMEEEQREREREREREREACRSLSEIKNAE; from the exons ATGTCCGAGGAGCCGAAGAGGCGCGAGTGGCCCTTCTTCACCCTGATGGATGTGTACTTCAGCGACCAGGTCAACGACCCCTCGCTGCGTCTCTTCTCCTCCACGAAGACCCTCAAGGAGACCCTCGATGACAGTGTCTTCGAGGATGATCCAATCATAGCCTCCGCCATAGCAGCGGCCACCAGTGGTGCGTACATGGACATGGATGAGCTGGTCCAGAGGCAAAAGGAGCGAGCAGCCTTGGCTGCCGAGCGGAAATTAGCCGCCGCTGCCAGCGGTGCCAGTGGGGATTACAAATTCGAGCTGAAGCCCATGCTCTTGAACAGCAAGTTCAACAGCAACAGCGACATGGCCAAGTTGTCCAAGAGCGTCGACGATCTCTCCATGCAGCAGTACAAGATCAAGCAGGAGCTGATTCGCCAtcgggagcaggagcagcaggagaacATGGTCAAGATCAAGCAGCACGcacgccagcagcagcaacaccagcagcagcagcagcatcagcatcagcagcagcaacaccaccaGCGATTCCTGGGCCAACAGGCCTCCCTATCGCCGCATCCACATCGCCTGTCGTCCTCGTCGACGCCGCCGGCACTGCAGCACGccttgcagcagcagcagcagcacatgttgcagcaacagcagcaacatctgcagcaacagctgcaacagcagcagcagcagcatcaggcacagttgcagcagcaacagcaccaCCAGCAACTCGCCGCCCACCAACAACAACCCCACCAGCCGCCCACACCGAGCCCCAGTTCGCCACCCACCACGGCGCAGCAGATCCACATCAGGGCCACCCAGCACCAggccgcccagcagcagctccaccaGCAGTCGTCGTCccacaagcagcagcagcagcagcaatcctACACCGATCCCAACACCATCGACCAGTACCTGCTGTCGTGGAACAACTTCCATGGGAACATGTGCCGCGGTTTCCACTCCCTGCAGAAGGACGAGAAGATGGTCGACGTGACCATCGCGGCCGGCGGCAAGATATTCAAGGCCCACAAACTG GTCCTGTCCGTCTGCAGTCCCTACTTCCAGCAGATCTTCCTGGAGAACCCATCGAGTCACCCCATCCTGCTGATGGCCGACGTGGAGGCCAGCCACATGGCCGGCCTGCTGGACTTCATGTACAGCGGCCAGGTGAACGTCAAGTACGAGGATCTGCCCGTCTTCCTCAAGGTGGCCGAGGCCATGAAGATCAAGGGGCTGCACACAGAG AAGAACCTGGACAGCGATGCCAGCGACATAAGTTCGCCCCATGAGAGCGACGGCACCGAGTGCCGTTACGAGCGTGGAACGCACAGTGTGAACATCACCAGTGGCCATGCCGCCGGCTATGGAGGCGGAGCGCCCCCGGAGCAACCCTCCCCCTCGCCCGCGCTCAACGGACCCAACCGCTGCCCCACGCCCCTTTCCAGTGGAGGCTCTGGAAACCCTAACTACTCCAGCTTCCGGGACCACATCAAATCGAAGGCCACGCTGGCCGAGACTTTCATGAAGAATCTcaacaggaacaacaacaacaacggcagcagcagcaacaacaactacaaccaCTTGGGCGCCAGCAACGGGAGTCTGAATCTCTCGGAGGCGGAGGGCAACTCCTTTGCCATCCAGCAGGCGAACAGCAAGAAGATGCTGGACTCGGCACGCAAACAGCACAAGTATCTGGCCAAGCGGAAGATCCTGATGCACTACAACACGGAACTGGGTGGCGAGAAAAGGATGAAGGAGATGGACCGCGAAAGATACCCCAGTGCCGAGCAGCATGACGACGCCTTGAACAACAACCATAGCCACGCCCAGGACAACATTATGGAGCCGATAATCACGACAATTGTGCCACAGACGCCGCCACCATCCACGCACAACAACAACTTTAAGATCCGGCTGGTGGAGAGTCTTCAATTGACGAACAACAATCAGAATCAGAACAACAGCAGTCCGCAATCGGGTAACAACATTAACCATAATGACAACGATGAGGAGGCACTGAATCTCGTCCAGATACCCAATGCAAATGGCAGCAGGAATCGCGAACAAACGCCCACTtgcgccacgcccacgcccGACATTCAGTTCATCAAGCGGGAAGTGGAGACGGAGTTGCCTTCGCCGCCGGAAATTGCCCACAATAATAATGGACACGCAGAGGCAGAGGATTCCCCAGCATCAGGATACGATCGCAAGTACGATGATAACAACAATAATCGCGGATTGGACATGGAAACGGACtcgaacaacaacaatagcaagCCGGGATCGGATAATAATAATGGTATAGCCTTGGCTTTGGGCAAACACAAGTTGCTGAGTGCGATTGGTAGAAGTCTGGCAgaggatcaggatcaggatcaagagcagcaggatcaggacagcaactgcaacaacaacgatgacaacaataacaataatcaTAGCCCCCATTTGGACCTGAGCACCATCAAGAACATAGCCACGGCGGAGATCCTGTGCGGATTGAAGAGCAAGGTCCTTAaaatggaggaggagcagcgcgAGAGGGAGCGGGAAAGGGAGCGAGAACGAGAAGCCTGCCGCAGCCTCAGCGAGATCAAGAATGCCGAGTGA
- the LOC108065653 gene encoding broad-complex core protein isoform X1 yields the protein MAANEIMSPIVNATPIVNANCQYSTRYCWEAEKVKSLIRLRAELSPLFTGKRNASKYAWAVVERELNVPLPLSKIIKKWNNLLQEYKAIKMSEEPKRREWPFFTLMDVYFSDQVNDPSLRLFSSTKTLKETLDDSVFEDDPIIASAIAAATSGAYMDMDELVQRQKERAALAAERKLAAAASGASGDYKFELKPMLLNSKFNSNSDMAKLSKSVDDLSMQQYKIKQELIRHREQEQQENMVKIKQHARQQQQHQQQQQHQHQQQQHHQRFLGQQASLSPHPHRLSSSSTPPALQHALQQQQQHMLQQQQQHLQQQLQQQQQQHQAQLQQQQHHQQLAAHQQQPHQPPTPSPSSPPTTAQQIHIRATQHQAAQQQLHQQSSSHKQQQQQQSYTDPNTIDQYLLSWNNFHGNMCRGFHSLQKDEKMVDVTIAAGGKIFKAHKLVLSVCSPYFQQIFLENPSSHPILLMADVEASHMAGLLDFMYSGQVNVKYEDLPVFLKVAEAMKIKGLHTEKNLDSDASDISSPHESDGTECRYERGTHSVNITSGHAAGYGGGAPPEQPSPSPALNGPNRCPTPLSSGGSGNPNYSSFRDHIKSKATLAETFMKNLNRNNNNNGSSSNNNYNHLGASNGSLNLSEAEGNSFAIQQANSKKMLDSARKQHKYLAKRKILMHYNTELGGEKRMKEMDRERYPSAEQHDDALNNNHSHAQDNIMEPIITTIVPQTPPPSTHNNNFKIRLVESLQLTNNNQNQNNSSPQSGNNINHNDNDEEALNLVQIPNANGSRNREQTPTCATPTPDIQFIKREVETELPSPPEIAHNNNGHAEAEDSPASGYDRKYDDNNNNRGLDMETDSNNNNSKPGSDNNNGIALALGKHKLLSAIGRSLAEDQDQDQEQQDQDSNCNNNDDNNNNNHSPHLDLSTIKNIATAEILCGLKSKVLKMEEEQREREREREREREACRSLSEIKNAE from the exons GGGAGGCGGAAAAAGTCAAATCTTTGATCAGATTGCGGGCGGAACTCTCGCCTTTGTTCACGGGCAAACGCAATGCCTCCAAATATGCCTGGGC CGTGGTGGAACGGGAGCTCAATgtgccgctgccgctgtcgAAGATCATCAAGAAGTGGAACAATCTGCTGCAGGAGTACAAGGCCATCAAGATGTCCGAGGAGCCGAAGAGGCGCGAGTGGCCCTTCTTCACCCTGATGGATGTGTACTTCAGCGACCAGGTCAACGACCCCTCGCTGCGTCTCTTCTCCTCCACGAAGACCCTCAAGGAGACCCTCGATGACAGTGTCTTCGAGGATGATCCAATCATAGCCTCCGCCATAGCAGCGGCCACCAGTGGTGCGTACATGGACATGGATGAGCTGGTCCAGAGGCAAAAGGAGCGAGCAGCCTTGGCTGCCGAGCGGAAATTAGCCGCCGCTGCCAGCGGTGCCAGTGGGGATTACAAATTCGAGCTGAAGCCCATGCTCTTGAACAGCAAGTTCAACAGCAACAGCGACATGGCCAAGTTGTCCAAGAGCGTCGACGATCTCTCCATGCAGCAGTACAAGATCAAGCAGGAGCTGATTCGCCAtcgggagcaggagcagcaggagaacATGGTCAAGATCAAGCAGCACGcacgccagcagcagcaacaccagcagcagcagcagcatcagcatcagcagcagcaacaccaccaGCGATTCCTGGGCCAACAGGCCTCCCTATCGCCGCATCCACATCGCCTGTCGTCCTCGTCGACGCCGCCGGCACTGCAGCACGccttgcagcagcagcagcagcacatgttgcagcaacagcagcaacatctgcagcaacagctgcaacagcagcagcagcagcatcaggcacagttgcagcagcaacagcaccaCCAGCAACTCGCCGCCCACCAACAACAACCCCACCAGCCGCCCACACCGAGCCCCAGTTCGCCACCCACCACGGCGCAGCAGATCCACATCAGGGCCACCCAGCACCAggccgcccagcagcagctccaccaGCAGTCGTCGTCccacaagcagcagcagcagcagcaatcctACACCGATCCCAACACCATCGACCAGTACCTGCTGTCGTGGAACAACTTCCATGGGAACATGTGCCGCGGTTTCCACTCCCTGCAGAAGGACGAGAAGATGGTCGACGTGACCATCGCGGCCGGCGGCAAGATATTCAAGGCCCACAAACTG GTCCTGTCCGTCTGCAGTCCCTACTTCCAGCAGATCTTCCTGGAGAACCCATCGAGTCACCCCATCCTGCTGATGGCCGACGTGGAGGCCAGCCACATGGCCGGCCTGCTGGACTTCATGTACAGCGGCCAGGTGAACGTCAAGTACGAGGATCTGCCCGTCTTCCTCAAGGTGGCCGAGGCCATGAAGATCAAGGGGCTGCACACAGAG AAGAACCTGGACAGCGATGCCAGCGACATAAGTTCGCCCCATGAGAGCGACGGCACCGAGTGCCGTTACGAGCGTGGAACGCACAGTGTGAACATCACCAGTGGCCATGCCGCCGGCTATGGAGGCGGAGCGCCCCCGGAGCAACCCTCCCCCTCGCCCGCGCTCAACGGACCCAACCGCTGCCCCACGCCCCTTTCCAGTGGAGGCTCTGGAAACCCTAACTACTCCAGCTTCCGGGACCACATCAAATCGAAGGCCACGCTGGCCGAGACTTTCATGAAGAATCTcaacaggaacaacaacaacaacggcagcagcagcaacaacaactacaaccaCTTGGGCGCCAGCAACGGGAGTCTGAATCTCTCGGAGGCGGAGGGCAACTCCTTTGCCATCCAGCAGGCGAACAGCAAGAAGATGCTGGACTCGGCACGCAAACAGCACAAGTATCTGGCCAAGCGGAAGATCCTGATGCACTACAACACGGAACTGGGTGGCGAGAAAAGGATGAAGGAGATGGACCGCGAAAGATACCCCAGTGCCGAGCAGCATGACGACGCCTTGAACAACAACCATAGCCACGCCCAGGACAACATTATGGAGCCGATAATCACGACAATTGTGCCACAGACGCCGCCACCATCCACGCACAACAACAACTTTAAGATCCGGCTGGTGGAGAGTCTTCAATTGACGAACAACAATCAGAATCAGAACAACAGCAGTCCGCAATCGGGTAACAACATTAACCATAATGACAACGATGAGGAGGCACTGAATCTCGTCCAGATACCCAATGCAAATGGCAGCAGGAATCGCGAACAAACGCCCACTtgcgccacgcccacgcccGACATTCAGTTCATCAAGCGGGAAGTGGAGACGGAGTTGCCTTCGCCGCCGGAAATTGCCCACAATAATAATGGACACGCAGAGGCAGAGGATTCCCCAGCATCAGGATACGATCGCAAGTACGATGATAACAACAATAATCGCGGATTGGACATGGAAACGGACtcgaacaacaacaatagcaagCCGGGATCGGATAATAATAATGGTATAGCCTTGGCTTTGGGCAAACACAAGTTGCTGAGTGCGATTGGTAGAAGTCTGGCAgaggatcaggatcaggatcaagagcagcaggatcaggacagcaactgcaacaacaacgatgacaacaataacaataatcaTAGCCCCCATTTGGACCTGAGCACCATCAAGAACATAGCCACGGCGGAGATCCTGTGCGGATTGAAGAGCAAGGTCCTTAaaatggaggaggagcagcgcgAGAGGGAGCGGGAAAGGGAGCGAGAACGAGAAGCCTGCCGCAGCCTCAGCGAGATCAAGAATGCCGAGTGA